The Nitrospirota bacterium DNA segment TCTTTCCGGGCGATTTCAATCTGTTTCTTGGCAATGAGAGGACGGGCGATTGAGGTGCCCAACAGATATTCCCCTTCATAAATGGCCTCGGCTCTCAGCATGGGAAACACAAAATCTTTAACAAACTCCTCCCGCAGGTCTTCCATATAAACTTTATCCGCGCCGGTTTTCAGGGCCTTTTCCTTCACGCCTTGCAAATCCTCTTCCTGGCCCAAATTGGCGCAAAAGGCGATGACCTGACAGCGGTAATTTTCTTTTAACCAGGTAATGATGACTGACGTATCGAGCCCGCCTGAGTAAGCCAGGACGACTTTCTTAACTTTAGGTTGGGTCATAAGAACATTTTCCTGGTCGTTATCGGGCGCTTGACGGAGTTTTTTTCGGCGATTTAAGGAACATTTCCAATAGAGCTTTCTGGAGATGGAGCCGGTTTTCAGCCTGTTCGAAAATCACGGATCTGGAACTTTCCATCACCTCTTCTGTTATTTCCTCCCCGCGGTGGGCGGGTAAACAGTGCATCACCAGAACTTGAGGGTCAGCCAGTTTCAAAAAGGACGCATTAACCTGATAGGGTCTAAAAACATCCTTCATTTTATTTTTTTCCATTTCCTGGCCCATACTCACCCAGACATCGGTATAGAGAATATTGGCGTTCCGGGCGGCGGCCTTCGGATCGGTTGTGACTTCGACACGGGATCCATGCTTTTCCGCTTCAACTTGCGCCGCCTTAACAATCTCTTCCCTGGGTTGAAAACCCTTTGGAGAGGCAATGATGACATTCATTCCGACCTTCGAGGCCCCTTCTAAAATAGAATGAGCCACATTATTTCCGTCCCCAAAATAAGCCAGGGTCAACCCTTTCAAATTCCCTTTTTTTTCGCGTATCGTCATCAGATCGG contains these protein-coding regions:
- the argF gene encoding ornithine carbamoyltransferase: MKRDLLSLNNLTLDEIEILLLRAQDLKEELKKDILHPHLKGKTLGLLFEKASTRTRVSFEVAMAQLGGHSIFLSTYDIQLQRGETIKDTARVLSSYIDGLVIRTFAQEVVEEWARYATIPVINGLTDLHHPCQILSDLMTIREKKGNLKGLTLAYFGDGNNVAHSILEGASKVGMNVIIASPKGFQPREEIVKAAQVEAEKHGSRVEVTTDPKAAARNANILYTDVWVSMGQEMEKNKMKDVFRPYQVNASFLKLADPQVLVMHCLPAHRGEEITEEVMESSRSVIFEQAENRLHLQKALLEMFLKSPKKTPSSAR